A single Quadrisphaera setariae DNA region contains:
- a CDS encoding 3-oxoacyl-ACP reductase translates to MRDVYAELVRTGPGAVAARKLGLPRPAVLRRHEAGAPLLDGPALLLTTGSGASAFRTREAGGALASLLARAGAEVHLDLPDVPAQARLGAVVVDATGATRVGDLAALGLALGPAVRRLGPSARVLLVGRTPAHLDGVDRVEAAAVQQGLEGIVRTVGKELRAGATADLLRLAPGAGPADLDGPLRFFASARSAFVDGQVVDIAPAPSVRPSSWGAAQDDDDARRGAERPLDGSVAVVTGAARGIGRATAHVLARQGAHVVAVDVPAASGDLARTANDVRGQALALDVTAPDAPSRLVEHLQRALGGSATGRLVVVHNAGITRDRLLVNLDAARWEAVLGVNLAAPLRLTDALLDAGLLGQGARVVGVSSTSGLAGNRGQANYAASKAGVAGMVRALAPRLAEVGATANAVAPGFIETEMTARIPPLLRQLGRRTASLQQGGLPVDVAETVAWLAEPASAGVTGQVVRVCGQALVGA, encoded by the coding sequence GTGAGGGACGTCTACGCGGAGCTGGTCCGCACGGGGCCCGGTGCGGTGGCCGCCCGGAAGCTGGGGCTGCCGCGCCCGGCGGTGCTGCGGCGCCACGAGGCCGGCGCGCCGTTGCTGGACGGCCCCGCGCTCCTGCTGACCACCGGCTCCGGCGCCTCCGCGTTCCGCACCCGCGAGGCCGGTGGGGCGCTCGCCTCGCTGCTGGCGCGGGCCGGCGCCGAGGTCCACCTCGACCTCCCCGACGTGCCCGCGCAGGCGCGCCTCGGCGCGGTGGTCGTCGACGCCACCGGCGCCACCCGCGTCGGCGACCTCGCCGCCCTGGGCCTGGCCCTCGGCCCCGCCGTGCGCCGCCTCGGACCCAGCGCCCGGGTGCTGCTCGTGGGCCGCACCCCGGCCCACCTCGACGGCGTCGACCGCGTGGAGGCCGCCGCCGTCCAGCAGGGCCTGGAGGGGATCGTCCGCACGGTCGGCAAGGAGCTGCGCGCCGGCGCCACCGCCGACCTGCTCCGCCTCGCCCCCGGCGCCGGCCCCGCGGACCTCGACGGGCCGCTGCGCTTCTTCGCCTCCGCGCGCTCGGCGTTCGTCGACGGGCAGGTCGTCGACATCGCCCCCGCGCCGTCGGTGCGGCCGTCGTCCTGGGGGGCCGCCCAGGACGACGACGACGCGCGCCGCGGAGCCGAGCGACCGCTGGACGGGAGCGTGGCCGTCGTCACGGGGGCTGCCCGCGGCATCGGCCGGGCCACGGCGCACGTGCTCGCCCGACAGGGCGCCCACGTGGTCGCCGTGGACGTGCCGGCCGCCAGCGGCGACCTCGCCCGCACCGCCAACGACGTGCGCGGGCAGGCGCTGGCGCTCGACGTCACGGCCCCCGACGCGCCGTCGCGGCTGGTCGAGCACCTGCAGCGGGCGCTGGGTGGGTCCGCGACCGGCCGCCTCGTCGTCGTCCACAACGCCGGGATCACCCGTGACCGGCTGCTGGTCAACCTCGACGCCGCCCGCTGGGAGGCCGTGCTGGGCGTCAACCTCGCGGCCCCGCTGCGCCTGACCGACGCGCTGCTGGACGCGGGGCTGCTCGGGCAGGGCGCGCGCGTGGTGGGCGTCTCCTCGACGTCCGGGTTGGCGGGCAACCGCGGGCAGGCCAACTACGCCGCCTCGAAGGCGGGTGTCGCCGGCATGGTGCGGGCGCTCGCGCCGCGGCTCGCGGAGGTCGGCGCGACGGCCAACGCGGTGGCACCGGGGTTCATCGAGACCGAGATGACGGCGAGGATCCCACCGCTGCTGCGGCAGCTGGGGCGGCGCACCGCGAGCCTGCAGCAGGGCGGGCTGCCGGTCGACGTCGCCGAGACCGTCGCCTGGCTCGCCGAGCCGGCCAGCGCCGGTGTCACCGGCCAGGTGGTCCGGGTCTGCGGCCAGGCGCTGGTGGGCGCGTGA
- a CDS encoding acetyl-CoA C-acetyltransferase has protein sequence MATSNAPAPASSAPPTPGPGLRDAVVVAADRTPFSRAGRAYARASSQDLLAAALDGLTARTGLAGQRLGTVVAGSVLRHSTDLNLTREALLSSALAPTTPTTDLSMACATGLEAAVIVANAIRVGQVESGIAGGADSASDAPLAVGDDLRRTLLAARAARSAGQRLKALAGLRPSALRVDAPRNAEPRTGLSMGEHAALTAAAWGVSRAAQDGLAARSHQALARAWDEGFFDDLVTSCLGLRRDDVLRPSTTVEALAALKPVFGRDLPAEQPGAASMTAGNSTPLTDGAAVVLLASREWAAAHQLPVLARVVDAESAAVDFVTGTDGLLTAPVYAMPRLLDRIGWTLQDADVLEVHEAFASTVLATLAAWESEEFCRERLGRPALGAVDRTRLNPVGSSLATGHPFAATGGRVLATAAKQLHQLAQQQGTRGAGAGGKPRALISVCAAGGQGVVMALEAA, from the coding sequence GTGGCCACCTCCAACGCCCCCGCCCCCGCCTCCTCGGCGCCACCGACACCGGGGCCGGGGCTGCGCGACGCCGTGGTCGTCGCCGCGGACCGCACCCCCTTCTCCCGCGCCGGGCGCGCCTACGCGCGCGCGTCCAGCCAGGACCTCCTCGCCGCGGCGCTGGACGGGCTCACCGCGCGCACCGGCCTGGCGGGCCAGCGCCTGGGCACCGTGGTCGCCGGGTCCGTCCTGCGCCACAGCACCGACCTCAACCTCACCCGCGAGGCCCTGCTGTCCAGCGCTCTCGCGCCCACCACCCCCACCACCGACCTGTCGATGGCGTGCGCCACCGGCCTGGAGGCCGCGGTCATCGTGGCCAACGCCATCCGCGTCGGGCAGGTCGAGTCCGGCATCGCCGGGGGAGCCGACTCCGCCAGCGACGCGCCGCTCGCCGTCGGCGACGACCTGCGCCGCACGCTGCTCGCCGCACGGGCCGCGCGGTCAGCGGGGCAGCGCCTCAAGGCGCTCGCGGGCCTGCGCCCCAGCGCGCTGCGCGTCGACGCGCCGCGCAACGCCGAGCCCCGCACCGGTCTGTCGATGGGCGAGCACGCGGCGCTGACCGCCGCCGCCTGGGGCGTCAGCCGCGCCGCGCAGGACGGGCTGGCGGCCCGCAGCCACCAGGCGCTGGCGAGGGCCTGGGACGAGGGCTTCTTCGACGACCTCGTCACCAGCTGCCTGGGCCTGCGCCGCGACGACGTGCTGCGTCCCTCCACCACCGTGGAAGCGCTCGCCGCGCTGAAGCCCGTGTTCGGGCGCGACCTGCCCGCTGAGCAGCCCGGTGCCGCCAGCATGACCGCCGGCAACTCCACGCCCCTGACCGACGGCGCCGCCGTCGTCCTGCTGGCCAGCCGCGAGTGGGCGGCGGCCCACCAGCTGCCCGTGCTGGCGCGCGTGGTCGACGCGGAGTCCGCCGCGGTCGACTTCGTCACCGGCACCGACGGCCTGCTCACCGCGCCGGTCTACGCCATGCCGCGCCTGCTCGACAGGATCGGCTGGACCCTCCAGGACGCCGACGTCCTCGAGGTCCACGAGGCCTTCGCCTCCACCGTGCTCGCCACCCTGGCCGCGTGGGAGTCCGAGGAGTTCTGCCGCGAGCGGCTCGGACGCCCGGCCTTGGGCGCCGTCGACAGGACGCGCCTCAACCCCGTCGGCTCCTCCCTGGCCACCGGTCACCCGTTCGCCGCGACCGGCGGTCGCGTGCTCGCCACCGCCGCCAAGCAGCTGCACCAGCTCGCCCAGCAGCAGGGGACCCGCGGCGCCGGCGCGGGCGGGAAGCCCCGCGCGCTCATCTCCGTCTGCGCCGCGGGCGGACAGGGCGTGGTCATGGCGCTGGAGGCGGCGTGA
- a CDS encoding TetR/AcrR family transcriptional regulator — translation MTGTATTPPPVGAAPAPAVPAAAPVADGRSTRWEAHRRARREELVQAALRAITQHGPGVGVDEIAAAAGTSKTALYRHFADKEQLYLAVADRVSRRILRDLVAAASEHVRPRAALGAVIATYLRLVEHDPDVYWFVTRGAGSMATSSSSAAGGASDPLAGLTQAVSAEFARSIARQLRAAGLDAATAEPWAHGLVGMVRAAADHWMGTPVPEGGRRTPAAVLAEQLTALAWGGLSRAPLASSSSSTTATTTGAASDVRTAPAAQQTPQTDRRDPAAQHHLEETP, via the coding sequence GTGACCGGCACCGCGACGACGCCCCCGCCGGTGGGCGCTGCCCCGGCGCCGGCCGTGCCCGCCGCCGCCCCTGTCGCCGACGGACGCAGCACCCGCTGGGAGGCGCACCGCCGCGCCCGCCGCGAGGAGCTGGTCCAGGCCGCGCTGCGCGCCATCACCCAGCACGGCCCCGGCGTGGGCGTCGACGAGATCGCCGCCGCCGCCGGCACCAGCAAGACCGCGCTCTACCGGCACTTCGCCGACAAGGAGCAGCTCTACCTCGCCGTCGCCGACCGCGTGAGCCGCCGCATCCTGCGCGACCTGGTGGCCGCCGCCAGCGAGCACGTCCGCCCGCGCGCGGCGCTCGGAGCGGTCATCGCCACCTACCTGCGCCTGGTCGAGCACGACCCCGACGTCTACTGGTTCGTCACCCGCGGCGCCGGCTCGATGGCCACCAGCAGCTCCAGCGCCGCAGGAGGCGCCTCCGACCCGCTGGCCGGGCTGACGCAGGCCGTCAGCGCCGAGTTCGCCCGGTCCATCGCCCGCCAGCTGCGCGCCGCCGGCCTCGACGCCGCGACCGCCGAGCCGTGGGCCCACGGCCTGGTGGGCATGGTCCGCGCCGCCGCCGACCACTGGATGGGCACGCCGGTGCCCGAGGGCGGGCGGCGCACGCCGGCCGCCGTGCTCGCGGAGCAGCTCACCGCGCTGGCCTGGGGTGGGCTGTCGCGCGCTCCGCTCGCGTCGTCGTCGTCCTCCACGACGGCGACGACGACGGGCGCAGCCAGCGACGTCCGCACAGCCCCCGCAGCACAGCAGACCCCGCAGACCGACCGCCGAGACCCGGCGGCCCAGCACCACCTGGAGGAGACGCCATGA
- a CDS encoding acyl-CoA dehydrogenase family protein gives MSSPTTQSAARESSTTADVAAGVAAEVAETADGAPSRLDGQGEGEAGHVWPVDPEQLAADPRAVQKVLDGRWAHVRDRARDTIPAQWCEPTDHLSTEEHRRVTLERLRDIVPTGEHRYGFAASATGGLGGDSVGAQTVNFEMLGHADLSLTIKAGVQWGLFAGSIQALGTAKHHERYLRDAVELDLLGCFAMTETGHGSDVANLRTTATYDEATHEFVVHSPGPEARKDYIGNAARDARLAVVYAQLVTKGERHGVHAVLVPIRDEAGNALPGVTLTDCGRKMGLNGVDNGRIVFDQVRVPRENLLDRYGQVAEDGTYTSSITNPNARFFTTLGALVKGRVCIGAAALAAAKSGLAIAVTHAERRAQFPKAGGAEGEEVTLLDYRTHQRRLLPLLASSAVYALAQDDVVAELHRVTNPVLLGAAPAPGPQKALEARAAGMKALLTWHATRSLQEAREACGGSGFLSENRIAQLKGDTDVFTTFEGDNTVLMQLLGKHLLSEHRDSLKGAGKIGQAKAVTTSLVDAYAGRTPARAVAGFVGEVVTDISALRQRTEKKQGATDDADPELFDRAWQLRVLEHRERRTLESLALRMRKRAQAGQDGFTVMNEVQDHLVLAARAHLDAWVARTADAAISRAEDERARVLLSRLLDLHVLSLVEAERGWYLERGLITPGRSRDLTTAVNALCAQVRPHALRVVDAFGLPEGWLGAHIAS, from the coding sequence ATGAGCAGCCCCACCACGCAGAGCGCGGCCCGCGAGAGCAGCACCACCGCCGACGTGGCCGCCGGCGTCGCTGCTGAGGTGGCAGAGACCGCCGACGGCGCGCCCAGCCGCCTCGACGGCCAGGGCGAGGGCGAGGCGGGGCACGTCTGGCCGGTCGACCCCGAGCAGCTGGCCGCCGACCCGCGCGCGGTGCAGAAGGTGCTCGACGGGCGGTGGGCGCACGTGCGCGACCGCGCCCGCGACACCATCCCGGCGCAGTGGTGCGAGCCGACGGACCACCTCTCCACCGAGGAGCACCGCAGGGTGACGCTGGAGCGCCTGCGGGACATCGTCCCCACCGGCGAGCACCGGTACGGCTTCGCGGCCAGCGCCACCGGCGGTCTCGGCGGCGACAGCGTCGGCGCGCAGACGGTGAACTTCGAGATGCTCGGCCACGCCGACCTGTCGCTGACCATCAAGGCCGGCGTGCAGTGGGGCCTGTTCGCCGGGTCCATCCAGGCCCTGGGCACCGCCAAGCACCACGAGAGGTACCTGCGCGACGCCGTCGAGCTGGACCTGCTCGGCTGCTTCGCCATGACCGAGACCGGGCACGGCTCCGACGTCGCCAACCTGCGCACCACCGCCACCTACGACGAGGCCACGCACGAGTTCGTCGTCCACTCCCCCGGGCCCGAGGCCCGCAAGGACTACATCGGCAACGCCGCCCGCGACGCCCGCCTGGCCGTGGTGTACGCCCAGCTGGTCACCAAGGGCGAGCGGCACGGCGTGCACGCCGTGCTCGTGCCGATCCGCGACGAGGCCGGGAACGCGCTGCCGGGCGTCACCCTGACCGACTGCGGCCGCAAGATGGGCCTCAACGGCGTGGACAACGGCCGGATCGTGTTCGACCAGGTCCGCGTGCCGCGCGAGAACCTCCTGGACCGCTACGGCCAGGTGGCCGAGGACGGCACCTACACGTCCTCGATCACCAACCCCAACGCCCGCTTCTTCACCACGCTCGGTGCGCTGGTGAAGGGCCGCGTCTGCATCGGCGCCGCCGCGCTGGCCGCCGCCAAGAGCGGTCTGGCCATCGCGGTGACGCACGCCGAGCGGCGCGCGCAGTTCCCCAAGGCCGGGGGCGCGGAGGGCGAGGAGGTCACCCTCCTCGACTACCGCACCCACCAGCGCCGGCTGCTGCCGCTGCTGGCCTCCTCGGCGGTGTACGCCCTCGCCCAGGACGACGTCGTCGCCGAGCTGCACCGGGTCACCAACCCCGTGCTGCTGGGCGCCGCCCCCGCCCCGGGCCCCCAGAAGGCGCTGGAGGCCAGGGCCGCGGGCATGAAGGCGCTGCTCACCTGGCACGCCACCCGCTCCCTGCAGGAGGCGCGCGAGGCGTGCGGTGGCTCCGGGTTCCTCTCGGAGAACCGGATCGCCCAGCTCAAGGGCGACACCGACGTCTTCACCACCTTCGAGGGCGACAACACCGTCCTCATGCAGCTGCTCGGCAAGCACCTGCTCTCCGAGCACCGCGACAGCCTCAAGGGCGCCGGGAAGATCGGGCAGGCCAAGGCCGTGACCACGTCCCTGGTGGACGCCTACGCCGGTCGCACGCCCGCCCGCGCCGTCGCCGGCTTCGTCGGCGAGGTGGTGACCGACATCTCCGCGCTGCGCCAGCGCACGGAGAAGAAGCAGGGGGCCACCGACGACGCAGACCCGGAGCTCTTCGACCGGGCGTGGCAGCTGCGGGTGCTGGAGCACCGCGAGCGCCGCACGCTGGAGAGCCTGGCGCTGCGCATGCGCAAGCGGGCGCAGGCCGGGCAGGACGGCTTCACCGTGATGAACGAGGTGCAGGACCACCTCGTGCTCGCCGCCCGGGCCCACCTCGACGCGTGGGTGGCCCGCACGGCCGACGCGGCGATCTCCCGCGCCGAGGACGAGCGCGCCAGGGTGCTCCTCTCGCGTCTGCTGGACCTGCACGTGCTCTCGCTGGTGGAGGCCGAGCGCGGCTGGTACCTGGAGCGCGGGCTCATCACGCCCGGGCGCAGCCGTGACCTGACCACCGCGGTGAACGCGCTGTGCGCGCAGGTGCGGCCGCACGCGCTGCGCGTGGTGGACGCCTTCGGGCTGCCCGAGGGCTGGCTGGGCGCCCACATCGCCAGCTGA
- a CDS encoding NAD-dependent protein deacetylase codes for MSELPAGSVEELVALLASARASGRGVMALTGAGMSTASGIPDYRGPTGSQRKGSPMRYEEFLHDPEGRRRYWARSYVGWWQIATARPNAAHAAVADLQRSGAVGAVVTQNVDGLHQAAGSGRVLELHGTLARVVCLDCGAVVPRVQMDRRLRSANPGFAEAAESVADELRVNPDGDVDLPEDLVASFVVVPCPVCEVGTLKPDVVYFGEPVPKDRVERAYDLLELAPALLVLGSSLTVMSGYRFVRAAVRRGQPVAVVTDGATRADGDPVLKVAAPVQELLPQLVSDLASQPDDDSAEPAEALAASR; via the coding sequence GTGAGCGAGCTCCCCGCCGGGTCCGTCGAGGAGCTGGTCGCGCTGCTGGCCTCCGCCCGGGCCTCCGGGCGCGGTGTCATGGCGCTCACCGGCGCCGGCATGTCCACGGCGTCGGGCATCCCCGACTACCGCGGGCCGACCGGGTCCCAGCGCAAGGGCTCCCCGATGCGGTACGAGGAGTTCCTGCACGACCCCGAGGGCCGCCGCCGCTACTGGGCCCGCTCCTACGTGGGCTGGTGGCAGATCGCCACCGCCCGGCCCAACGCCGCCCACGCCGCGGTCGCCGACCTGCAGCGCTCCGGTGCCGTGGGCGCGGTGGTGACGCAGAACGTCGACGGGCTGCACCAGGCCGCCGGCAGCGGCCGGGTGCTCGAGCTGCACGGGACGCTCGCGCGGGTGGTCTGCCTCGACTGCGGCGCGGTGGTGCCGCGCGTGCAGATGGACCGGCGGCTGCGCTCTGCCAACCCCGGCTTCGCCGAGGCGGCGGAGTCGGTGGCGGACGAGCTGCGGGTCAACCCCGACGGCGACGTCGACCTCCCCGAGGACCTCGTGGCCTCGTTCGTGGTGGTCCCGTGCCCGGTGTGCGAGGTCGGCACCCTCAAGCCGGACGTCGTCTACTTCGGCGAGCCGGTCCCGAAGGACCGCGTCGAGCGCGCCTACGACCTGCTGGAGCTGGCCCCCGCGCTGCTGGTGCTGGGCTCGTCGCTGACGGTCATGAGCGGGTACCGGTTCGTGCGCGCTGCGGTGCGGCGGGGCCAGCCGGTGGCGGTGGTCACCGACGGCGCCACCCGCGCGGACGGCGACCCGGTGCTCAAGGTGGCCGCTCCCGTTCAGGAGCTGCTCCCGCAGCTGGTCTCGGACCTGGCATCCCAGCCCGACGACGACAGCGCTGAACCCGCCGAGGCCCTCGCCGCGTCCCGCTGA
- a CDS encoding VOC family protein, which yields MPEMVTCLWFDGAAEEAARRYTELFPNSSVDAVVRSPADNPSVSEGAVLTVEFTLDGRRFLGLNGGPAFTPDEAVSIQVHTSDQAETDHYWDGLIADGGEESQCGWLKDPWGFSWQVVPKRLTELMADPDPDRARAAMQSMMTMQRIDVAELERAVAALPPSSS from the coding sequence ATGCCCGAGATGGTGACGTGCCTGTGGTTCGACGGGGCGGCGGAGGAGGCCGCCCGCCGCTACACCGAGCTGTTCCCGAACAGCTCCGTCGACGCGGTGGTCCGCTCCCCCGCCGACAACCCCAGCGTCTCCGAGGGGGCGGTGCTCACCGTCGAGTTCACCCTCGACGGCCGGCGCTTCCTGGGGCTGAACGGCGGGCCGGCGTTCACGCCCGACGAGGCCGTGAGCATCCAGGTGCACACCTCCGACCAGGCCGAGACCGACCACTACTGGGACGGGCTCATCGCCGACGGGGGCGAGGAGAGCCAGTGCGGGTGGCTCAAGGACCCGTGGGGCTTCTCCTGGCAGGTGGTCCCGAAGCGGCTGACCGAGCTCATGGCCGACCCGGACCCCGACCGGGCGCGCGCCGCGATGCAGTCGATGATGACCATGCAGCGCATCGACGTGGCGGAGCTGGAGCGGGCGGTCGCGGCGCTGCCGCCGTCGTCGTCCTGA
- a CDS encoding PP2C family protein-serine/threonine phosphatase: protein MGGGIGAGADDEHVLLRPTRRWLWIGVAACAGLAVTDLVSGELSGDPGAANIGGAFALAPTLTAIGGARWHVVVVGLLATLVALWTCLVDGTPPLTTLVSCAVVALSTAVVAVVAGVRRSHLAQLQDRRQAARTLQSAMLTHLPQPRGLQLASRYTPASSGDQVGGDWYDALVDASGATTLVIGDVMGHDIRAAATMGQVRAVLRAYAVEGGQEPSALIARTETALDALGLDVMATLVVARVDPPETPGGPRCLVWSSAGHPPPVLLRTGPDGRAHASVVPTSGGEPGPDVMVGVVPGSPRRDHRCSLPPGATLLLHTDGLVERRDADLEQGTAALLAELEREGHRDLDDLLDTALPDLLHGHHDDDVAVLAVRTS, encoded by the coding sequence GTGGGCGGGGGCATCGGCGCAGGCGCGGACGACGAGCACGTGCTGCTGCGCCCCACCCGGCGCTGGCTGTGGATCGGGGTGGCGGCCTGCGCCGGGCTCGCGGTGACCGACCTCGTCTCCGGCGAGCTCAGCGGAGACCCGGGTGCGGCGAACATCGGGGGCGCGTTCGCGCTGGCCCCCACGCTCACGGCCATCGGCGGGGCCCGCTGGCACGTGGTGGTGGTGGGGCTGCTGGCCACCCTGGTGGCGCTGTGGACGTGCCTGGTGGACGGCACCCCGCCCCTGACCACGCTGGTGAGCTGCGCCGTGGTGGCGCTGTCGACGGCGGTGGTGGCCGTGGTGGCGGGGGTGCGCCGCTCCCACCTGGCGCAGCTGCAGGACCGCCGCCAGGCCGCGCGCACGCTGCAGTCGGCGATGCTCACGCACCTGCCGCAGCCGCGCGGCCTGCAGCTGGCCAGCCGCTACACCCCGGCGAGCTCCGGAGACCAGGTGGGCGGCGACTGGTACGACGCCCTCGTGGACGCCTCCGGCGCCACCACCCTGGTCATCGGCGACGTCATGGGCCACGACATCCGCGCCGCCGCCACCATGGGGCAGGTGCGCGCGGTGCTGCGCGCCTACGCCGTGGAGGGCGGGCAGGAGCCGTCGGCGCTCATCGCCCGCACCGAGACCGCCCTGGACGCCCTCGGCCTGGACGTCATGGCCACGCTGGTGGTGGCCCGGGTGGACCCGCCGGAGACCCCCGGAGGCCCGCGGTGCCTGGTGTGGAGCAGCGCCGGCCACCCGCCGCCGGTGCTGCTGCGCACCGGACCGGACGGACGGGCGCACGCGTCCGTGGTGCCCACCAGCGGCGGGGAGCCCGGGCCCGACGTCATGGTGGGCGTGGTGCCCGGGTCGCCCCGCCGCGACCACCGCTGCAGCCTGCCGCCCGGCGCCACGCTGCTGCTGCACACCGACGGCCTGGTCGAGCGGCGCGACGCCGACCTGGAGCAGGGCACGGCCGCGCTGCTCGCCGAGCTGGAGCGCGAGGGGCACCGCGACCTCGACGACCTGCTCGACACCGCGCTGCCCGACCTGCTGCACGGGCACCACGACGACGACGTCGCGGTGCTCGCCGTCCGCACGTCCTGA